A DNA window from Setaria viridis chromosome 2, Setaria_viridis_v4.0, whole genome shotgun sequence contains the following coding sequences:
- the LOC117844869 gene encoding uncharacterized protein isoform X1, translated as MAALSAKTIQNAFLAQHHPRTRHGTRYPSDFCSLKTRGMHSFQECRLTVADSSAKWLNTTSTPWTSFNKQAISYNAAQGGSVVSSSEKVDFLKLQNGSDIRGVAVAGVEGEPVNLTEPATEAIAAAFAAWLLNKKEADGLRRLRISVGHDSRISAHKLQNAVTHGITAAGHDILQFGLASTPAMFNSTLTEDERNHLPVDGAIMITASHLPYNRNGLKFFTSDGGLNKADIKDILERASKIYEESAHGKLKEWEDASRGVVNSVDYMSIYASDLVQAVRKSAGDKDKPLEGLHIVVDAGNGAGGFFVDKVLKPLGAVTTGSQFLEPDGLFPNHIPNPEDKTAMKAITQAVLDNKADLGIIFDTDVDRSAAVDSSGRELNRNRLIALMAAIVLEEHPGTTVVTDSVTSDGLTVFIENKLGGKHHRFKRGYKNVIDEAIRLNSIGEESHLAMETSGHGALKENHWLDDGAYLMVKLLNKLAAARTLGSSIGSKVLTDLVEGLEEAAVTVEIRLKIDQNHADLKGGPFRDYGEAVLRHLENAIGKDPNLHKAPKNYEGVRVSGYGGWFLLRLSLHDPVLPLNIEAPSNDDAIKLGLAVLAAVNEFSALDVTALNKFVQQ; from the exons ATGGCAG CATTATCAGCGAAGACCATACAAAATGCATTCTTGGCACAACATCACCCACGGACTAGGCATGGTACAAGATATCCCAGTGACTTTTGTTCCCTCAAAACCCGCGGCATGCATTCCTTCCAGGAATGTAGATTGACAGTGGCTGATTCTTCAGCCAAATGGTTAAATACCACATCGACACCATGGACTAGCTTCAACAAACAAGCAATTAGCTACAATG CTGCTCAAGGTGGCAGTGTTGTCTCTTCCTCTGAGAAAGTTGATTTTCTCAAGCTTCAAAATGGCAG TGATATTCGTGGTGTTGCTGTTGCTGGGGTTGAAGGTGAGCCTGTCAACCTCACGGAACCTGCCACTGAAGCTATAGCTGCAGCTTTTGCTGCGTGGCTGTTAAACAAGAAGGAAGCAGATGGATTGAGACGTTTGAGAATATCTGTTGGACATGATTCACGAATCTCTGCACATAAATTGCAG AATGCAGTTACTCATGGAATCACTGCTGCTGGACATGATATCCTACAGTTTGG ATTGGCTTCGACACCTGCAATGTTCAACAGTACACTTACGGAAGATGAGAGAAATCATTTACCCGTTGATGGAGCCATAATGATAACAG CGAGCCATCTTCCCTACAATCGGAATGGTCTCAAGTTTTTTACAAGTGATGGTGGGCTAAATAAGGCTGATATCAAAGATATCCTGGAGCGTGCTTCTAAAATATATGAGGAATCTGCGCATGGCAAGCTGAAAGAATGGGAGGATGCTTCTAGGGGAGTTGTGAATAGTGTGGACTACATGTCAATTTATGCTTCTGATCTTGTGCAAGCAGTTCGTAAATCTGCTGGAGACAAAG ATAAACCATTGGAGGGGCTGCACATAGTCGTTGATGCAGGGAATGGTGCAGGCGGCTTTTTTGTG GATAAGGTACTCAAACCATTAGGAGCTGTCACTACTGGAAGTCAATTCCTGGAGCCTGATG GCTTGTTTCCCAACCACATTCCGAACCCTGAAGACAAAACTGCAATGAAGGCCATTACACAAGCAGTTCTTGATAACAAGGCAGACTTAGGCATCATATTTGATACCGATGTCGACAG GTCTGCTGCTGTTGATTCCAGTGGTCGTGAGTTGAACCGTAACCGATTGATTGCTTTGATGGCTGCCATAGTTCTTGAGGAA CACCCAGGAACTACAGTTGTGACAGATAGTGTGACTTCAGATGGGTTGACTGTATTTATTGAAAATAAACTTG GAGGGAAACATCACCGTTTCAAGCGAGGGTACAAGAATGTCATAGATGAGGCTATTCGTCTG AATTCTATTGGTGAGGAGTCACATTTGGCTATGGAAACAAGTGGCCATGGAGCACTGAAAGAGAATCACTGGCTCGATGATGGAGCATACCTTATG GTCAAACTTTTGAATAAACTTGCTGCTGCTAGAACACTGGGTTCAAGTATTGGAAGTAAAGTTTTGACTGATTTGGTTGAGGGACTTGAGGAAGCTGCTGTGACAGTGGAGATAAGGTTGAAGATTGATCAGAATCATGCAGATTTGAAAGGAGG GCCCTTCCGTGATTATGGGGAAGCAGTTTTGAGACATTTAGAGAATGCAATTGGCAAAGATCCAAATCTCCACAAAGCCCCCAAGAATTATGAAGGC GTAAGAGTTTCAGGATATGGTGGGTGGTTCCTGTTGAGGCTCTCCCTCCATGACCCTGTCCTTCCCCTAAACATTGAG GCACCAAGTAACGATGATGCCATTAAGCTCGGGCTTGCAGTGCTTGCTGCTGTGAATGAGTTCTCAGCACTGGATGTGACAGCATTGAACAAATTCGTGCAGCAGTGA
- the LOC117844869 gene encoding uncharacterized protein isoform X2 produces MAAAQGGSVVSSSEKVDFLKLQNGSDIRGVAVAGVEGEPVNLTEPATEAIAAAFAAWLLNKKEADGLRRLRISVGHDSRISAHKLQNAVTHGITAAGHDILQFGLASTPAMFNSTLTEDERNHLPVDGAIMITASHLPYNRNGLKFFTSDGGLNKADIKDILERASKIYEESAHGKLKEWEDASRGVVNSVDYMSIYASDLVQAVRKSAGDKDKPLEGLHIVVDAGNGAGGFFVDKVLKPLGAVTTGSQFLEPDGLFPNHIPNPEDKTAMKAITQAVLDNKADLGIIFDTDVDRSAAVDSSGRELNRNRLIALMAAIVLEEHPGTTVVTDSVTSDGLTVFIENKLGGKHHRFKRGYKNVIDEAIRLNSIGEESHLAMETSGHGALKENHWLDDGAYLMVKLLNKLAAARTLGSSIGSKVLTDLVEGLEEAAVTVEIRLKIDQNHADLKGGPFRDYGEAVLRHLENAIGKDPNLHKAPKNYEGVRVSGYGGWFLLRLSLHDPVLPLNIEAPSNDDAIKLGLAVLAAVNEFSALDVTALNKFVQQ; encoded by the exons ATGGCAG CTGCTCAAGGTGGCAGTGTTGTCTCTTCCTCTGAGAAAGTTGATTTTCTCAAGCTTCAAAATGGCAG TGATATTCGTGGTGTTGCTGTTGCTGGGGTTGAAGGTGAGCCTGTCAACCTCACGGAACCTGCCACTGAAGCTATAGCTGCAGCTTTTGCTGCGTGGCTGTTAAACAAGAAGGAAGCAGATGGATTGAGACGTTTGAGAATATCTGTTGGACATGATTCACGAATCTCTGCACATAAATTGCAG AATGCAGTTACTCATGGAATCACTGCTGCTGGACATGATATCCTACAGTTTGG ATTGGCTTCGACACCTGCAATGTTCAACAGTACACTTACGGAAGATGAGAGAAATCATTTACCCGTTGATGGAGCCATAATGATAACAG CGAGCCATCTTCCCTACAATCGGAATGGTCTCAAGTTTTTTACAAGTGATGGTGGGCTAAATAAGGCTGATATCAAAGATATCCTGGAGCGTGCTTCTAAAATATATGAGGAATCTGCGCATGGCAAGCTGAAAGAATGGGAGGATGCTTCTAGGGGAGTTGTGAATAGTGTGGACTACATGTCAATTTATGCTTCTGATCTTGTGCAAGCAGTTCGTAAATCTGCTGGAGACAAAG ATAAACCATTGGAGGGGCTGCACATAGTCGTTGATGCAGGGAATGGTGCAGGCGGCTTTTTTGTG GATAAGGTACTCAAACCATTAGGAGCTGTCACTACTGGAAGTCAATTCCTGGAGCCTGATG GCTTGTTTCCCAACCACATTCCGAACCCTGAAGACAAAACTGCAATGAAGGCCATTACACAAGCAGTTCTTGATAACAAGGCAGACTTAGGCATCATATTTGATACCGATGTCGACAG GTCTGCTGCTGTTGATTCCAGTGGTCGTGAGTTGAACCGTAACCGATTGATTGCTTTGATGGCTGCCATAGTTCTTGAGGAA CACCCAGGAACTACAGTTGTGACAGATAGTGTGACTTCAGATGGGTTGACTGTATTTATTGAAAATAAACTTG GAGGGAAACATCACCGTTTCAAGCGAGGGTACAAGAATGTCATAGATGAGGCTATTCGTCTG AATTCTATTGGTGAGGAGTCACATTTGGCTATGGAAACAAGTGGCCATGGAGCACTGAAAGAGAATCACTGGCTCGATGATGGAGCATACCTTATG GTCAAACTTTTGAATAAACTTGCTGCTGCTAGAACACTGGGTTCAAGTATTGGAAGTAAAGTTTTGACTGATTTGGTTGAGGGACTTGAGGAAGCTGCTGTGACAGTGGAGATAAGGTTGAAGATTGATCAGAATCATGCAGATTTGAAAGGAGG GCCCTTCCGTGATTATGGGGAAGCAGTTTTGAGACATTTAGAGAATGCAATTGGCAAAGATCCAAATCTCCACAAAGCCCCCAAGAATTATGAAGGC GTAAGAGTTTCAGGATATGGTGGGTGGTTCCTGTTGAGGCTCTCCCTCCATGACCCTGTCCTTCCCCTAAACATTGAG GCACCAAGTAACGATGATGCCATTAAGCTCGGGCTTGCAGTGCTTGCTGCTGTGAATGAGTTCTCAGCACTGGATGTGACAGCATTGAACAAATTCGTGCAGCAGTGA